In Spirosoma aureum, a single genomic region encodes these proteins:
- a CDS encoding sensor histidine kinase codes for MMDDLVNQLPCGVVLINEAGLIMKINETARLQLGYETDELVGQSISLILTVAGRLFYQTHFYPLINLHNHVEEVALTLLTRTGGRIPILLNAVRQFNDGLICCAYLSVGHRHAYEAELIQARKAAEQARLAVEESEARYRTLSAELEHLVQERTHELEAANEEYAAINEELTESNQLLNRSNDDLQKFAYVASHDLQEPLRKIQQFGDLLRTNYTGTSDDELFFLERMQSAANRMSTLIRDLLDYSRVSTQRDRNSPTSLQEIVDRALMTLELVITETRAEIRVEDLPTILGDALQLDQLFQNLLSNALKYRRPDIPPRIQILSQLVAATELPTTIHPARSSSAYYRIDVVDNGIGFDEKYLDRIFQVFQRLYGKKEYLGTGIGLAICEKVVANHGGVITANSQPGQGATFHIYLPQ; via the coding sequence ATGATGGATGATTTGGTAAACCAGTTACCCTGTGGAGTCGTACTAATCAATGAAGCTGGTCTGATCATGAAGATCAATGAAACCGCCAGGCTACAACTTGGCTATGAAACCGACGAGTTGGTTGGTCAATCCATTAGTCTGATACTCACGGTGGCTGGCCGACTTTTTTACCAGACTCATTTTTATCCCCTGATAAATCTTCATAACCATGTGGAGGAAGTAGCATTAACGCTGTTGACCCGGACAGGTGGCCGTATACCAATTTTACTCAATGCGGTACGCCAGTTTAATGATGGGTTGATTTGCTGTGCCTACCTGTCTGTAGGGCATCGCCATGCGTATGAAGCGGAACTCATTCAAGCCCGAAAGGCGGCAGAACAGGCTCGTCTCGCCGTTGAGGAAAGCGAAGCCCGTTACCGAACCTTATCGGCTGAGTTAGAGCATTTGGTGCAGGAGCGCACCCATGAACTGGAAGCCGCTAATGAAGAATATGCGGCTATAAATGAAGAATTAACGGAATCCAATCAACTCCTAAACCGTTCCAACGATGACCTGCAAAAGTTTGCTTATGTAGCTTCACATGATTTACAGGAACCCCTACGCAAGATTCAACAATTTGGCGATCTCTTGCGGACTAATTATACAGGCACTTCGGATGATGAACTGTTTTTTTTAGAACGAATGCAGTCAGCGGCTAACCGAATGTCAACACTGATCCGGGATTTGCTTGATTATTCGCGGGTATCTACCCAACGAGACAGGAATAGCCCAACAAGCCTACAAGAAATAGTTGATCGGGCCCTGATGACCCTGGAGTTGGTGATTACAGAAACCAGGGCAGAAATTAGGGTTGAAGACTTGCCAACTATCCTGGGAGACGCTTTACAACTCGACCAGCTTTTTCAGAATTTACTCTCTAATGCACTTAAGTATCGGCGACCAGATATTCCACCACGAATACAGATTTTATCGCAGCTTGTAGCGGCAACCGAACTACCCACAACCATACATCCGGCACGGTCTTCCAGTGCCTACTACCGAATCGATGTGGTGGATAATGGGATCGGCTTTGATGAGAAGTACCTCGATCGAATCTTTCAGGTCTTCCAACGGCTCTATGGTAAGAAGGAGTACCTGGGAACTGGCATTGGCCTGGCCATTTGTGAGAAAGTCGTTGCCAATCACGGCGGAGTTATAACGGCTAACAGTCAACCAGGTCAGGGAGCTACCTTCCATATTTATTTGCCCCAATAA
- a CDS encoding T9SS type A sorting domain-containing protein: protein MQRFLLSARQSGLVVTYSWDLKASCGRARMGVAEAHDRLQVKGLGNPIEGKTAEVEISGVSGKLFDIVLVDLQGRQLHQHTILEAGPMERVSIPVSTKGMFLLTIRTATERQHVKLLKHY from the coding sequence GTGCAGCGTTTTCTACTCTCGGCTCGTCAGAGTGGTTTGGTTGTCACCTACAGTTGGGACTTGAAAGCAAGTTGTGGGCGGGCACGTATGGGCGTCGCGGAAGCCCATGACCGATTGCAGGTGAAAGGACTCGGTAATCCAATAGAAGGTAAAACAGCTGAAGTAGAGATCAGTGGTGTATCGGGCAAATTGTTCGACATAGTACTGGTTGATCTCCAGGGCAGGCAGCTGCATCAACACACTATCCTGGAGGCTGGTCCGATGGAGCGAGTTAGTATTCCGGTCAGCACTAAGGGGATGTTTTTGTTAACAATCAGGACAGCAACTGAACGGCAACACGTAAAGTTATTGAAGCACTACTAA
- the mltG gene encoding endolytic transglycosylase MltG, whose product MSRNLKIGLFLTVSILLTTFTFYFWQIFKSPNLQVRDNDKTFALLIPRGSSFESVMDTLKTHRVINDELSFRFLAKLMKYPERVKEGRYEIKPRMGNRDALVKLRSGSQDAMPVTFNSMRMKSDLIQRLGSKFEFGPDALGNLLNDPATCEKFGFDTTTIVCLFLPNTYEFFWTIKPEAFLERMGSEYKKFWTPERQAKAKALGLSQTQTQVLASIVAAETNKRDEQPRVAGVYLNRLKQGIKLEADPTVIFALRDFSIRRLLNRQLTVDSPYNTYRYTGLPPGPINLPAPATIDAVLNAEQHDYLYFVVNANFNGYHTFSKTLAEHLANARLYQQALTRMKIMK is encoded by the coding sequence ATGTCTCGCAATCTTAAAATTGGCTTATTTCTCACCGTTTCCATCCTGCTAACGACGTTTACCTTTTACTTCTGGCAGATCTTTAAAAGCCCAAACCTTCAGGTCAGGGACAATGATAAAACCTTTGCCCTACTCATTCCGAGAGGCTCTTCTTTCGAGTCGGTGATGGATACGCTTAAAACACATCGGGTTATAAATGATGAACTGTCGTTTCGTTTCCTGGCTAAATTGATGAAGTACCCTGAGCGTGTAAAAGAAGGACGGTATGAGATCAAACCACGGATGGGCAACCGGGACGCTCTCGTTAAACTTCGTAGTGGCAGTCAGGACGCTATGCCCGTAACGTTCAACTCCATGCGCATGAAGAGCGACCTGATCCAGCGATTAGGCAGCAAATTCGAATTTGGCCCCGATGCGCTTGGCAATCTTCTTAACGATCCGGCCACGTGTGAGAAATTTGGCTTTGATACGACGACCATCGTTTGTCTGTTTCTACCAAACACCTACGAATTTTTCTGGACGATCAAACCCGAGGCTTTTCTGGAGCGAATGGGTAGCGAATACAAAAAATTCTGGACCCCCGAAAGGCAGGCCAAAGCCAAAGCACTGGGATTAAGCCAGACACAAACCCAGGTTCTGGCGTCTATTGTGGCTGCCGAAACCAATAAACGGGATGAACAACCCCGTGTTGCCGGTGTTTACCTCAACCGCCTGAAGCAGGGTATCAAACTCGAAGCTGATCCGACGGTAATATTTGCCCTACGCGATTTTAGCATTCGCCGATTGCTCAATCGTCAGCTTACCGTCGATTCGCCTTACAACACCTATCGATATACGGGTCTGCCACCGGGTCCAATTAATTTACCGGCCCCAGCAACTATTGACGCCGTATTGAATGCCGAGCAACACGATTACCTTTATTTTGTGGTTAATGCCAATTTCAACGGCTACCATACCTTCTCGAAAACACTGGCCGAACATTTAGCCAACGCCCGTCTCTATCAGCAGGCGTTGACACGGATGAAAATAATGAAATAG
- a CDS encoding MerR family transcriptional regulator, with the protein MSFYPVHKLAKLAGISVRTLHHYDRLGLLKPAVRTESRYRLYGDQELLLLQQILFYKELDFSLEEILQMVKDPNFDQLQALQNHRHAIETRRNRLTRLLETIDKTVSKLQGENAMLIDEELYAGFPKDKAEAYRNEAVEKYGSQVIEESEIKLRQLGKTNFDQLKAEQEEIAQTLAAMANQDPASVNVQEQVARHYANILAFWGKSVGGGNPLEAYKGLAQLYVDNLRFTSRNGQENPEFAAFLSKAMTYFVDARLNGKKSRNRDIK; encoded by the coding sequence ATGAGCTTTTATCCCGTTCACAAGCTGGCCAAACTGGCAGGAATCAGTGTGCGCACACTGCATCATTACGACCGATTGGGGCTATTGAAACCAGCCGTCCGTACGGAGTCCAGATATAGGCTGTATGGTGATCAGGAATTACTTCTCTTACAACAAATTCTGTTTTATAAAGAACTGGATTTCTCGCTGGAGGAAATTCTACAGATGGTAAAAGATCCTAATTTCGACCAGCTGCAGGCGTTGCAAAATCATCGGCACGCCATTGAAACACGACGGAATCGGCTCACTAGGCTATTGGAAACGATTGACAAAACCGTGTCTAAACTACAAGGAGAAAATGCGATGTTGATAGACGAGGAATTGTATGCGGGTTTCCCAAAAGATAAAGCGGAAGCCTATCGAAACGAGGCTGTAGAAAAATATGGATCTCAGGTCATTGAGGAGAGCGAAATTAAGTTACGGCAATTGGGCAAGACCAATTTTGACCAGTTAAAAGCAGAACAGGAAGAAATCGCACAAACGTTAGCCGCAATGGCCAATCAGGACCCAGCGTCTGTTAACGTGCAGGAGCAGGTTGCCCGGCACTATGCAAATATTCTGGCTTTCTGGGGAAAGTCGGTTGGAGGGGGAAACCCACTTGAAGCCTATAAGGGGCTGGCTCAGTTGTATGTTGACAATCTACGTTTTACGAGCCGGAATGGGCAGGAAAATCCTGAATTTGCCGCGTTCCTTAGTAAAGCGATGACATATTTTGTCGACGCAAGGTTAAATGGAAAAAAGTCCCGAAATCGGGATATAAAGTAA
- a CDS encoding alpha/beta fold hydrolase, translated as MAFDILKRNNVKIKGQGTQPMMFAHGFGCDQNMWRHIAPVFEPDYRLILFDFVGSGQSDIAAYDPLRYDDLNGYAQDVLDICQALELTNVVFVGHSVSSMIGLLAAIQQPQFFDRLIMIGPSPRYLNEAPDYVGGFERPDVDELLALMDQNFVRWANTLAPAIMGNADQPALGAELTQSFCSTDPLVMQQFARITFLSDNRQDLPKLTVPSLILQSSDDIIAPQVVGEYTHQHLPLSTLRYMKANGHCPHLSAPEETIALMQTYLFDTKKI; from the coding sequence ATGGCCTTCGATATCCTTAAACGCAATAACGTTAAAATCAAAGGCCAGGGAACTCAACCCATGATGTTTGCTCATGGATTCGGCTGTGATCAGAATATGTGGCGTCATATTGCCCCTGTATTTGAGCCCGACTATCGATTGATTCTTTTTGATTTTGTGGGATCTGGCCAGTCAGATATAGCCGCCTATGATCCACTCCGGTATGATGACCTGAACGGCTATGCTCAGGATGTGCTTGATATATGCCAGGCACTTGAGTTAACCAACGTTGTGTTTGTTGGGCATTCGGTAAGCTCAATGATCGGCCTACTGGCAGCCATCCAACAACCTCAGTTCTTTGACCGACTCATCATGATCGGTCCCTCTCCCCGTTATCTCAACGAGGCCCCCGATTATGTTGGAGGGTTTGAGCGACCTGATGTGGACGAGTTATTAGCCTTGATGGATCAGAATTTTGTCCGATGGGCGAATACCTTAGCCCCCGCCATTATGGGCAATGCCGATCAGCCGGCCTTAGGAGCTGAGCTGACCCAAAGCTTTTGTTCCACCGATCCGTTGGTGATGCAGCAATTTGCCCGTATTACTTTCCTGTCGGATAACCGACAGGATCTACCTAAACTGACAGTACCTTCATTGATTTTACAGAGTAGTGATGATATCATTGCACCACAGGTGGTTGGTGAATATACCCACCAGCATCTTCCCCTGAGTACGCTACGATATATGAAGGCAAACGGCCATTGTCCACATTTGAGCGCTCCTGAGGAAACAATTGCCCTTATGCAAACGTATCTGTTCGATACGAAGAAGATTTAA
- a CDS encoding response regulator: MPSAVPPVVWIVDDDDDDKYLFEMAFKQLIPPVSIKLFNDGEELLPALIQHDSLPSLIILDLNMPRVNGFEALQHLRAEPAFQKVPVIVLTTSSDYTDREQAKRLGANGFLTKPPTMELTIKLFNQLVQEWKLT; this comes from the coding sequence ATGCCTTCTGCTGTCCCACCTGTTGTCTGGATCGTTGATGACGATGATGATGACAAATATCTGTTTGAGATGGCTTTTAAACAGCTTATTCCTCCCGTTTCCATCAAGCTCTTCAATGATGGTGAAGAATTACTGCCCGCCCTGATTCAACATGATTCTTTGCCTAGTCTGATTATCCTGGATTTGAACATGCCCCGGGTGAATGGATTTGAAGCTTTGCAACATTTACGGGCAGAGCCTGCTTTTCAGAAGGTGCCAGTCATTGTGCTGACAACCTCGTCGGATTATACTGATCGGGAGCAGGCCAAACGACTGGGGGCCAATGGATTTCTGACGAAACCCCCGACAATGGAATTAACCATTAAATTATTTAACCAATTGGTGCAGGAATGGAAGCTGACTTAG
- a CDS encoding helix-turn-helix domain-containing protein: MTRLERLVGEFTGIGDSHSHTFYLLMWITQGSGTHTIDFKTYDVAANQLYFLTPGQVHNWELSTDIRGYNLFFEANFLRSRFGNRLHQYPFYHSHQHQPLLNANDRKKLIDDLFTFAYEEYEQQQANRTDVFLSYLHLLLETANRLYSQQWPGADTQLYDHIRQYEELLEHQFITVREVSAYASQMNITPNYLNHICKKILGKTASQLVHERLIVEAQRLLTHTTQSVKEIAFRLGFDDPSYFVRFFKKQTKQTPAEFRLHLTDHR; this comes from the coding sequence ATGACTAGACTGGAAAGGCTTGTTGGCGAATTTACAGGTATCGGCGACTCCCATTCTCATACGTTTTACCTGTTAATGTGGATCACTCAGGGAAGTGGCACGCATACAATTGATTTTAAGACCTACGATGTAGCTGCCAACCAGTTGTATTTTCTTACGCCCGGTCAGGTTCATAACTGGGAATTATCGACCGACATTCGAGGCTATAATTTATTTTTTGAAGCTAATTTTCTGCGTAGCCGCTTTGGAAACAGGCTGCATCAGTATCCTTTCTATCATTCCCATCAGCACCAGCCTCTGCTGAATGCAAACGATCGAAAAAAACTCATTGACGATTTATTTACGTTTGCCTATGAGGAATATGAGCAGCAGCAGGCAAACCGCACTGACGTGTTCTTGTCTTACCTGCATCTCCTTCTGGAAACCGCAAATCGACTTTACAGCCAGCAGTGGCCTGGAGCCGACACCCAGTTATATGATCACATCCGGCAATATGAAGAATTGCTTGAGCATCAGTTTATTACTGTTCGTGAAGTTAGCGCCTATGCCAGCCAGATGAACATAACACCTAATTATCTGAATCACATCTGTAAGAAAATATTGGGTAAAACGGCCAGCCAACTGGTACATGAACGGCTAATTGTTGAAGCACAGCGGTTGTTAACGCATACAACTCAATCAGTTAAGGAAATCGCCTTCCGGTTAGGCTTCGATGACCCATCATACTTCGTCCGTTTTTTTAAAAAACAGACAAAGCAAACACCCGCCGAATTTCGGTTGCACCTGACCGATCATCGTTGA
- a CDS encoding acyl-CoA thioesterase translates to MFVHDVTDIRVRYYDTDQMGIVYYGNYARFYEIGRVEALRHLGMEYKNLEARGIGMPVYDMSSRFIRPAKYDDLLTIRVTIPQLPTTRILFRYEIFNQDGQLLNTGETTLIFLKSATGRPGPAPADLVEAAKPFFE, encoded by the coding sequence ATGTTTGTTCACGACGTTACAGATATCCGTGTTCGATACTACGATACCGACCAGATGGGTATCGTTTATTATGGCAATTATGCCCGATTTTATGAAATTGGGCGTGTTGAAGCGCTTCGACATTTGGGTATGGAGTACAAAAATCTCGAAGCGCGCGGAATTGGAATGCCCGTTTACGACATGAGTTCCCGCTTTATTCGACCCGCTAAATACGACGATTTACTCACGATACGGGTTACCATTCCTCAGCTTCCTACGACACGTATTCTGTTCCGATACGAAATCTTCAATCAAGACGGCCAATTACTCAATACGGGTGAAACCACGCTCATTTTTCTTAAATCAGCCACAGGTCGCCCCGGTCCTGCTCCAGCCGATTTGGTAGAAGCAGCTAAACCTTTTTTTGAGTAG
- a CDS encoding response regulator has translation MAYHFPILVVDDDPAIAEILQRAAKTNFPEASFTPVRSFGDATSYLENLEGKGPKLILLDINLESDGEGLGFLSLLRCHPQGRFVPTIMLSASESPHQIREAYELGATSFTSKPYSYTEWKDYLSRLRIYWYETVSLPGIWFEKDG, from the coding sequence ATGGCTTACCATTTCCCTATATTAGTCGTTGATGATGATCCGGCTATTGCCGAAATTCTCCAGCGAGCTGCAAAAACCAATTTTCCAGAAGCTTCCTTTACACCTGTTCGTAGTTTTGGGGATGCAACCTCCTACCTGGAAAATCTCGAAGGTAAAGGCCCTAAACTTATTTTGCTGGATATAAATCTGGAAAGTGATGGTGAAGGGCTTGGCTTTTTATCGCTCCTTCGATGCCATCCTCAAGGCCGTTTCGTGCCAACTATTATGCTCTCCGCGAGTGAATCACCCCACCAAATTCGGGAAGCATACGAACTAGGAGCTACTTCGTTTACAAGCAAACCGTATAGTTATACCGAATGGAAAGATTACCTGAGCCGGTTACGAATTTATTGGTACGAGACCGTTAGTTTACCAGGTATCTGGTTTGAAAAAGATGGTTGA
- a CDS encoding DUF983 domain-containing protein, with protein MLANSRLYSVLFNKCPRCHQGDFFVTKSAFSRHFDQMHDHCPNCGENFNPEPGFYWASMFVSYALFTIWTLLTFFIIVQWLDVDLDYYLMGLIPSLILLTPYFFRMARRTWLTLFVAPRPVHKHGPAEQAIARQ; from the coding sequence ATGTTAGCCAATAGCCGATTATATAGTGTCCTGTTCAATAAATGCCCTCGTTGTCATCAGGGTGATTTCTTCGTTACAAAAAGTGCATTTAGCCGTCATTTCGATCAAATGCACGATCATTGCCCAAATTGTGGTGAAAATTTTAACCCCGAACCTGGCTTTTACTGGGCATCCATGTTCGTAAGTTATGCGTTGTTTACAATCTGGACGCTGCTTACATTTTTTATTATTGTGCAATGGCTGGATGTAGATCTTGATTATTATTTGATGGGGCTAATTCCATCTCTGATCCTGTTAACGCCTTACTTTTTTCGGATGGCACGCCGAACCTGGCTCACCTTATTTGTTGCGCCGAGACCAGTTCACAAACATGGGCCAGCCGAGCAGGCAATTGCCAGACAGTAG
- a CDS encoding response regulator has protein sequence MDRQLEVVLIDDDDDDYYLLKQAFKAYSNQLVLRHLSSSAELSELLSSVSALPDLILLDFHMPLLTGIELVATLKQNLNLYRIPIVIWSGSLDASQVNQCYEAGASSVILKSGDQPGLERSVRALCIYWFETVQLPTSM, from the coding sequence ATGGATCGGCAACTTGAAGTCGTTTTAATTGATGACGATGACGATGATTACTACCTCTTGAAACAGGCATTTAAAGCGTACTCGAATCAACTTGTACTTCGACATCTGAGTAGTAGTGCTGAACTGTCCGAGTTGCTTTCCTCCGTATCGGCTTTGCCAGATCTGATTTTGCTGGACTTTCATATGCCGCTACTTACGGGAATAGAACTAGTAGCCACACTTAAGCAGAATCTTAATTTATATCGAATCCCCATTGTGATTTGGTCGGGTTCGCTGGATGCAAGTCAGGTAAATCAATGCTATGAGGCCGGAGCCAGTTCGGTGATCCTGAAGTCAGGGGATCAACCTGGTCTGGAAAGATCGGTTAGGGCATTATGCATTTATTGGTTTGAAACCGTCCAATTGCCTACCAGTATGTAA
- a CDS encoding RNA polymerase sigma factor — MRKSLNGQKPNRKREQAAWAKDDFETLYTQYADQVYRKCLSMTKDSEVAQDFTQEIFIKVFSKLDTFKQQSAPSTWLYSIAHNYCLDQIRISKRMNLQELPEGVELAEEPVVTDELQLQALERLMENLPVEEVTLLRLKYEQGLSVSQIGQQLNLNESAIKMRLKRTRDKLNRLINQRLQ; from the coding sequence ATGCGTAAATCGTTGAACGGCCAAAAACCTAATCGTAAGCGAGAGCAAGCTGCATGGGCAAAGGACGATTTTGAGACACTCTATACGCAATACGCTGATCAGGTTTATCGGAAATGCCTGTCGATGACTAAAGATAGTGAAGTCGCTCAAGATTTTACCCAGGAAATCTTTATCAAGGTTTTTAGTAAATTAGACACCTTTAAACAGCAGTCTGCTCCGTCGACCTGGCTTTACTCGATTGCTCATAATTACTGTCTGGACCAAATTCGAATCAGTAAACGGATGAATCTTCAGGAACTTCCTGAAGGGGTGGAATTGGCAGAAGAGCCAGTCGTTACTGATGAACTTCAGTTACAGGCACTTGAGCGATTGATGGAAAATTTGCCAGTTGAAGAGGTAACCCTGTTGCGACTTAAGTATGAACAGGGCTTATCCGTCAGCCAGATTGGCCAGCAACTTAATCTCAATGAAAGTGCGATCAAGATGCGGCTTAAGCGTACCAGAGATAAATTGAATCGTTTGATTAATCAACGTTTGCAATAG